Within Amycolatopsis sp. FDAARGOS 1241, the genomic segment ATCGACGCGACCATCAACGTCGGTGTCGCGATCATCACCGAGACCTCGTTGTCGTTCTTCGGGTTCGGCGTGCAGTCGCCCGACGTTTCGCTCGGCACGCTGATCTCGAGCGGGTCCGACGCGGTGCGCACGTTTCCCTGGCTGTTCTACATCCCGGCGGGCTTCCTCGTGGTCACCGTGCTCGCGGTGAACTTCGCGGGTGACGGCCTGCGCGACGCGCTCGACCCGTCGTCGAGCCGGTCGCGGCGCAAGGAGCGCAAGCGCATCGAAGAGAAGACGAAGTCGCCGTCTCCGAAGACCGTGGGAGCACAAGCATGAGCGCCGCACTCGAACTGAGCGCGGAGACCGGGAAGCCCACCGGCACGGTCCTGGAGGTCTCGAACCTCGACGTGTCCTTCCCGTCGGAATCCGGCCGCGTGCACGCCGTGCGCGGACTGAACTACCAGGTCGCGGCCGGCGAAGTGCTGGGCATCGTCGGTGAATCGGGCTCCGGCAAGTCGGTGTCGTCCCTCGCCGTCATGGGCCTGCTGCCGCCGCAGGCGCGCGTCTCCGGCTCGATCCGGTTCCAGGACACCGAGCTCATCGGCAAGTCCGACATCGAGCTGTCGAAGCTGCGGGGGAAGAAGATCTCGATGGTCTTCCAGGACCCGCTCTCGGCGCTCACGCCCGTGTACACCGTCGGCGCGCAGATCGCCGAGGCGCTGCTCGTGCACGCCAAGGGCTCGCTGAGCAAGCAGGAGGCCAACAAGCGCGCGGTCGAGCTGCTCGACCTCGTCGGCATCCCCCACGCCGCCGCGCGCGCCAAGGCCTTCCCGCACGAGTTCTCCGGCGGCATGCGCCAGCGGGCGGTGATCGCCATCGCGATCGCCAACGACCCGGACCTGATCATCGCCGACGAGCCGACGACCGCGCTCGACGTGACGGTGCAGGCCCAGGTGCTGGAAGTGCTCAAGACCGCGCAGGAGGTCACCGGCGCCGGCATCGTGATCATCACCCACGACCTCGGCGTCGTCGCCGGGTTCGCCGACCGGCTGATGGTCATGTACGCCGGGCGCGCCGTCGAGCAGGGACCGGTCGAGACCATCTACGACCAGCCGCGGATGCCGTACACGCTGGGCCTGCTGGGCTCGATCCCGCGCGTCGACGCGCACGAGAAGCAGCCGCTGGTGCCGATCGAGGGTCAGCCGCCGTCGCTGGTGGACCTGCCGCCCGGCTGCCCGTTCGCGCCGCGCTGCCCGCTGGCGATCGGCGCCTGCCGCGAGGCCGAGCCGGAGCTGTTCACGATCACGCCGGGCAGTCCGAACGCCCCCGTCGACACCACGCACCGCGCCGCGTGCATCCGCACCGAGGAGCTCGCCCGGCCCGAGGCCGACGCGGCCGAGGTGTACGGCGCCGAAGTGGTCGAGGAAGCCCCGGTCGCGCACGTGCCCCGCGAGCAGCGGTCCACCGTGCTCGCCGTGCAGGACCTGAAGAAGCACTACCAGGTCACCAAGGGCGCGGTGTTCAAGCGCAAGGCCGGCACCGTGAAGGCTGTCGACGGCATCAGCTTCGACATCGTCGAGGGCGAGACGCTCGGTCTGGTCGGCGAGTCCGGCTGCGGCAAGTCGACCACGCTGATGGAGATCCTCGAGCTCGCCGCGCCCGCGGGCGGTTCGGTCGCGGTCCTCGGCAAGAACGTCGCGAAGCTCGACGGCAAGGCGCGCAAAGCGATCCGGCGCGACCTGCAGGTGGTGTTCCAGGACCCGATGGCCGCGCTCGACCCACGGCTGCCGATCGGCGACATCATCGCCGAGCCCATGGTGACCCACGGCTACGACAAGGCGCGCATCGCCAAGCGCGTGCCGGAGCTGCTCGGGCTCGTGGGGCTGCGCGCGGAGCACGCCGAGCGCTACCCGGCGGAGTTCTCCGGCGGCCAGCGCCAGCGCATCGGCATCGCCCGGGCGCTCGCGCTCGAGCCGAAGATCATCGTGCTCGACGAACCGGTGTCGGCGCTGGACGTGTCGATCCAGGCCGGCGTGATCAACCTGCTCGACGAGCTCAAGGCCAAGCTCGGCCTGTCGTACCTGTTCGTGGCCCACGACCTGTCGGTGGTGCGCCACATCGCCGACCGCGTGGCCGTGATGTACCTGGGCAAGATCGTGGAGATCGGCGACGTGCGCACGGTTTTCGAGGCGCCGCAGCACCCGTACACGCAGGCCCTGCTGTCCGCGATCCCGATCCCGGACCCGGTGAAGGAACGCGAGCGGACGCGGATCATCCTCACCGGCGACCTGCCGAGCCCGGCGAACCCGCCGTCGGGCTGCCGGTTCCGCACGCGCTGTTTCGTGTTCGCTCAACTGTCCGAACAGGACAAGCAGAAGTGCATCGACCTCGAACCGCCGCGCGAACCGCGCGCGGCCGACCACGACGTCGCCTGCCACTACGCCAAGACCCGCGAAGTCGTGTAGCCACACATCCGTTGGCACACCAGGGAAGAAAGGTAAACACCATGCGACGGAGGATGGCCACGCTCGTGGCTCCCGTTGCCGCACTGGGGCTGATCCTGTCCGCCTGCGGCGGCGGCAGCGGAAGCGGCGGCAACAGCGGTCTCCAGGACGCCGGCAGCCAAGGGGTCAAGACCGCGGACATCAACC encodes:
- a CDS encoding ABC transporter ATP-binding protein, with translation MSAALELSAETGKPTGTVLEVSNLDVSFPSESGRVHAVRGLNYQVAAGEVLGIVGESGSGKSVSSLAVMGLLPPQARVSGSIRFQDTELIGKSDIELSKLRGKKISMVFQDPLSALTPVYTVGAQIAEALLVHAKGSLSKQEANKRAVELLDLVGIPHAAARAKAFPHEFSGGMRQRAVIAIAIANDPDLIIADEPTTALDVTVQAQVLEVLKTAQEVTGAGIVIITHDLGVVAGFADRLMVMYAGRAVEQGPVETIYDQPRMPYTLGLLGSIPRVDAHEKQPLVPIEGQPPSLVDLPPGCPFAPRCPLAIGACREAEPELFTITPGSPNAPVDTTHRAACIRTEELARPEADAAEVYGAEVVEEAPVAHVPREQRSTVLAVQDLKKHYQVTKGAVFKRKAGTVKAVDGISFDIVEGETLGLVGESGCGKSTTLMEILELAAPAGGSVAVLGKNVAKLDGKARKAIRRDLQVVFQDPMAALDPRLPIGDIIAEPMVTHGYDKARIAKRVPELLGLVGLRAEHAERYPAEFSGGQRQRIGIARALALEPKIIVLDEPVSALDVSIQAGVINLLDELKAKLGLSYLFVAHDLSVVRHIADRVAVMYLGKIVEIGDVRTVFEAPQHPYTQALLSAIPIPDPVKERERTRIILTGDLPSPANPPSGCRFRTRCFVFAQLSEQDKQKCIDLEPPREPRAADHDVACHYAKTREVV